A DNA window from Brassica napus cultivar Da-Ae chromosome A4, Da-Ae, whole genome shotgun sequence contains the following coding sequences:
- the LOC106447084 gene encoding protein RRP6-like 3 isoform X4 has translation MVVNEKVKLAITVASLVAATILLAAEYRRRRRRKPTSSPSSCYLHSDMKPQFGFKRVLADNSYSGFKHLKKKKLEDGGEKPSNSHPYESEITVLLESPRLDEFEFLRGEYSLEMSGSYVWVETESELKKLAETLAKEKVFAVDTEQHSLRSFLGFTALIQISTQEEDFLVDTIALHDVMSILRPVFSNPDICKVFHGADNDVIWLQRDFHIYVVNMFDTAKACEVLAKPQRSLAYLLESVCGVSTNKLLQREDWRQRPLSEEMVRYARTDAHYLLYIADSMTAELKQLGIDSSSTDDKFSFLLEASRRSNMICLQLYTKETEDFPGNAAASSLIYRHLNGHEDNSSISLDPKFQELVRELCAWRDLMARIHDESTRYVLSDQAVIALASNQPTTPEQIHDSIAQADLSSDSSPSAVICSHLDDVFQLTQHKLGKLDVILPLVLDKCLGTEGTCPISVFNYSLLINFNTKLTTNRSTPKRRNNLKRFTRKTSRDLFVKKFSCKAPVYHNCRIYANDGRLLCYCDRRKLEWYMSRGLAKLVEEDPLAIMLLFEPKGRPEDEGNDFYIQSKKNICVGCGEGDHYLRYRIIPSCYRVHFPEHLKSHRSHDIVLLCVDCHEVAHAAAERYKKEVAAEFGIPLFVRRVLDSVECESSAGGDSEDAGVSPLHLRTAAMALLRHGNRMPSSRREELLQTVKMYYGGRDISEEDLEKALLIGMSPHERRKLERKKGVTVSVKQENSNNGSVEEHSEEAPLGGDMNGESSVVGDDSGGDGAPELNDTQCNGNILHQQNSKLSLLGHGPHGKQVVEYLLKEYGEDGVRDFCQRWRKVFVDALHPRHLPGGWDVTHSGRRDFGEFSVYNPTKKVSTG, from the exons ATGGTGGTCAACGAAAAGGTCAAACTCGCAATCACCGTAGCCTCTCTTGTGGCGGCGACGATTCTACTCGCGGCGGAGTAtcggcggcggaggaggaggaaaccGACATCTTCTCCGAGCTCGTGTTATCTCCATTCCGACATGAAGCCCCAGTTCGGTTTCAAACGCGTACTTGCGGACAACTCTTACTCTGGATTCAAacacttgaagaagaagaagctcgaGGATGGAGGAG AGAAGCCTTCAAACTCTCATCCGTACGAAAGTGAGATCACTGTGTTGTTAGAGAGTCCTCGTCTTGATGAGTTTGAGTTCTTGAGGGGAGAGTATTCACTGGAGATGAGTGGTTCATACGTGTGGGTTGAGACTGAGTCTGAGTTGAAGAAGCTTGCGGAAACATTGGCGAAAGAGAAAGTTTTTGCGGTTGATACAGAGCAGCATAGTTTGAGATCGTTTCTTGGTTTCACTGCTTTGATTCAG ATTTCTACGCAAGAGGAGGATTTTTTGGTGGATACTATTGCGTTACATGATGTGATGAGTATACTTCGTCCTGTTTTTTCCAATCCTGATATTTGTAAG GTGTTTCATGGAGCCGACAACGATGTTATCTGGCTTCAAAGAGACTTCCACATATATGTTGTTAATATGTTTGATACTGCCAAGGCATGTGAGGTGTTGGCAAAGCCTCAAAGGTCACTGGCATATTTACTTGAGTCAGTTTGTGGAGTGTCTACTAACAAATTGCTGCAA CGTGAAGACTGGAGACAGCGTCCTCTGTCAGAAGAGATGGTGCGTTATGCCAGAACAGATGCACACTATCTACTCTACATTGCCGATAGTATGACTGCTGAGCTCAAACAACTAGGCATTG ATTCATCTAGCACCGATGACAAATTCAGTTTTCTTCTCGAGGCTAGTAGACGCTCAAACATGATCTGTTTACAACTCTACACTAAAGAGACCGAAGATTTTCCCGGGAATGCAGCTGCTTCCTCGTTAATTTATCGTCATTTAAACGGCCATGAAGACAACTCTTCCATCTCCTTGGATCCAAAG TTCCAGGAGCTTGTAAGAGAACTTTGCGCATGGAGAGACTTAATGGCGCGGATTCACGATGAAAGCACACGATATGTCTTGTCTGACCAAGCCGTCATCGCTCTTGCTTCTAACCAGCCAACTACACCTGAACAAATACATGATTCAATAGCTCAAGCTGACTTGTCTTCAGACTCTTCCCCATCTGCTGTTATTTGTAGTCATCTGGATGATGTTTTTCAACTGACTCAACACAAGTTAGGCAAGCTCGACGTTATCTTACCGCTAGTCCTCGACAAATGCTTGGGAACAGAAGGAACATGCCCTATCTCCGTCTTCAACTACTCGCTCTTAATCAACTTCAACACAAAGCTAACCACCAACCGCTCTACCCCCAAGAGACGCAATAACCTCAAGAGGTTCACACGGAAGACATCAAGAGACCTCTTCGTCAAAAAATTCTCCTGCAAGGCTCCTGTTTACCACAACTGCAGAATCTACGCCAACGACGGGCGGTTACTATGCTACTGCGATAGAAGAAAGCTAGAATGGTACATGAGCCGTGGTCTTGCCAAACTAGTTGAAGAAGATCCCCTCGCGATAATGCTGTTGTTCGAACCAAAGGGGCGTCCTGAAGACGAAGGGAATGATTTTTACATCCAGAGCAAGAAGAACATTTGCGTTGGGTGTGGCGAAGGGGATCACTATCTTCGTTACAGGATAATACCTTCTTGCTATAGAGTTCATTTCCCTGAGCATTTGAAGAGTCACAGGTCTCATGATATAGTCCTGCTTTGTGTGGATTGTCATGAGGTTGCGCACGCTGCTGCCGAGAGGTATAAGAAAGAAGTGGCTGCGGAGTTTGGGATCCCTCTCTTTGTTCGTAGAGTGCTTGATTCGGTGGAGTGTGAATCATCAGCAGGTGGTGACTCTGAAGATGCAGGTGTGTCTCCGTTGCATCTTAGAACAGCTGCGATGGCGCTGTTGAGGCATGGGAATAGGATGCCATCTAGTCGCCGTGAGGAGTTGTTGCAG ACTGTGAAGATGTATTACGGTGGGAGGGACATATCTGAAGAAGATTTGGAAAAGGCTTTGCTTATTGGGATGAGTCCTCACGAGAGAAGAAAACTCGAAAGGAAGAAAGGTGTCACTGTCTCTGTCAAACAAGAAAACAGTAACAATG GTTCAGTAGAAGAACATAGTGAGGAAGCTCCTCTTGGAGGTGATATGAATGGAGAGAGTAGCGTGGTTGGTGATGATAGTGGAGGAGATGGAGCTCCGGAGCTAAATGATACTCAATGTAATGGAAACATATTGCACCAACAGAACTCGAAGCTCTCTTTGTTGGGACATGGACCGCACGGGAAACAGGTTGTAGAGTATCTTTTGAAGGAATATGGAGAGGATGGTGTTCGAGATTTCTGTCAGAGATGGAGGAAAGTGTTTGTTGATGCTCTTCATCCTCGCCATTTGCCTGGTGGGTGGGATGTTACTCACAG TGGACGAAGAGACTTTGGCGAGTTCAGCGTTTATAATCCAACAAAGAAAGTCTCCACCGGGTAA